A stretch of DNA from Triticum dicoccoides isolate Atlit2015 ecotype Zavitan chromosome 2A, WEW_v2.0, whole genome shotgun sequence:
gtcctgcctgcttgatgtacggtgtgtaccgctcatcgtaaggcatggcaggaccagagaccccgtgataccgaatcttcagaggttcaagcttctgcaaaaaacaagtaatgacaaatcttagggcatgtaaatttcaactaaaggcaaatttgcaaaaGATTTAGAGTACTCATTATTACCttatccttctcgcgcatcatgtaggaccggtgttgcacgtcgtagacatcgtccagaagccaaaccatccttacaatttcaaacaataaacatacatgagttcatctcaaatatcggaaaacactcaacatctaatatatatctaaaaaaactcaacatctcacatatagctacaaaactcaacatctcataattatctacaaaactaggcatctcatatatatctaaaaaaataaacaatctaggtttaactaacaagaatCATATACTACCGGATATGACTACACATCCTCCATCACAACACCGAAAGAGTTTCCACCTAACGAATGAACACCGGATATGAACACCGGATATGACTACACATCCTCCATCACAACAAGAATCATATACTACCGGATATGACTACCAATTCTTTTGGTTGCAATGAATGTGTGCTCATTCTGAAACACCGAAAGCCTGCCTTGACCACATTTGAACAATAGCATTGCTGCCTTGTCGGCTCTCTGCATACTTGTAAAACTAAATAAAATTTTGATAGTTGTTTTCAAAGTACTTGCCATTGATGAGAAAAGGATTCCACATTTGAAGGTCAGACCAGGAAATGGCTCCTGAGATGGATGACTTATCATCTCCAATTGCAATATTACATCAAAAAACTTAATCTGGAACACCGAACGATTTTACGGAGGAAAAAAAAGGGAACGGAGGAGTTTACGTACTAGGAAGGATTGGAGATCGAATCCAAGCCTCAAAACTTCAAATCTGAGAGGGGGTGTGGGGGGGATCCGAAGGGGCGCTCTCTGTGACAACAGAGCAACTGGAAGAACTGCCTGGGAGGGTCTGGCCCGATGCGGGCTAAGTCAACGTGCAGCGCCTAAGACACGGGCGCTACAATATACACAGTGCGGCGCCTAAGTCTTAGGCGCTGCAGTGCTGTCTGTGGggccagggctgccacgctggcaggatgtgcAACGCGTAAGTGatgggcgctgcacagtagggtgcggcgcccagctgtcgggcgccacacgaaAGGATCAACAGagtgattttttttttaaaagcaggtcagtttgtgaattgatttaggcctcaggtcaaatatgtgaaATTATCCTCCCAGTCCAGGCATGCATGGAAGCTGGCTAATTACAGCTGTTAACATTCCGTACACATGACATCGTAGTATAGTATAGTGCCATCCCGGGCACAGCTGAGACTTTCGTAGCAGGACGTTCCTTTTACTATACTAGTAGTACTCCGTACAATATACTGTTAGCAAGTGCAAGATCGGCCTGCAAGATCTGAAACCAAATCCACTAAAGAAGAGCAGTGTGTACAGCTAGCCAGAAGAAATGCGTGAGCGTGGAGCAGAGGTGTGACGCCAGCTCATGGAATAATTGAGTGATAGCGTATTCTTATGGGAAACACTTACCATCAACCGGCAGATAACAGGGCCGCATCCGTCACCTTCCATGTATGACACGCGCCCCGCAGACCATCCTTCAATAAACTTGCTTTTGCAATAGGAGCTATGCTTCCGAAACATATGCGGTGTTGCAATACTTTACGACGGGTCTATGTTTTACAACAAAACTTCTCTTGTGAATTTCTGCAACAATACCTCAGttacaaaaatataaaaaaaaactGATGTTGCAAAAAAATTCCGCAACAAAACCTGTGTTGCAAAAATAATTCCGCAACAAGACCTGCGTTGCAGAAATAAATTCCACAACAAAACCTGTGTTGCAGTATGGAGACGCGTTTGTCCGTGTGATGCGGTAATCCGACGGCTCGCGGCCCGGTTGATCAACCGGCGAACGTGTAGCACACCCCTATTCTTATCCAGTGACACGAGCGGAGCCTTTGGGTTTGCACTTGCACTTGCAGTGCGTGAGCCGTCCAGCCGAAAGCCCGAGGGGCAATCATGGCAGAGAGCAGGCAACCCATGACATGATCGTTACATACACACACGGATAAACCAACCTGTTTGCTTCAAACATTCCTAGtgacatgacagtaatactaacacGGAAATGCATACGATAGTTCCACAATGTTTGGAAAGACGTTTTTGAACATCCACGCTAAGTGCGAATTACCCCAAGTGATGCGAAGATTTACCCTAACAGCTCGTTTGGCTCCCCTGATTTCATTTCATTTGGctgaaatgaaatgaaatgaaatctCTATCAAGATTTCATTTGGCTGAATCTAGATTCCAAATCCAAATTTCATGTTTGGCTGTCACTAGGATTTTGAGGTCAAATCTGTACCAGAACCCAAATGAGCATGAAACTATACCAGCACCAACGCACTAGCCTTTGTGCTAGGAATAAATAGTATGAACAAATCTGTACCAACACCAACATTGACAGCTCGTTTGTTCACACATGGCAATGTTTTGCATTAAACTGAACCATGCCAATACATATAACTTAAACATGAGACTTTGTAAAAAGTTAATCTTTGCAATACGACAAAGGTTCACAACAACATCAAATGATCATAATCTAGTCAAGGTTACATAAAAACTGAATCTTTGCATTATTAGCACCATCCAAGAAAGATTTTCATTGCTCAAGGATCTTCATTTCTTTGTTCTGTTCGTTCAACATCACACTTCACCCAATATTTCCTGCAAAATATGATGAGAAATGGTGACATATGGCCTCATAGGGCAATAAACAATCCTTGAACACAATGGTTGGTAGAAATTNNNNNNNNNNNNNNNNNNNNNNNNNNNNNNNNNNNNNNNNNNNNNNNNNNNNNNNNNNNNNNNNNNNNNNNNNNNNNNNNNNNNNNNNNNNNNNNNNNNNNNNNNNNNNNNNNNNNNNNNNNNNNNNNNNNNNNNNNNNNNNNNNNNNNNNNNNNNNNNNNNNNNNNNNNNNNNNNNNNNNNNNNNNNNNNNNNNNNNNNNNNNNNNNNNNNNNNNNNNNNNNNNNNNNNNNNNNNNNNNNNNNNNNNNNNNNNNNNNNNNNNNNNNNNNNNNNNNNNNNNNNNNNNNNNNNNNNNNNNNNNNNNNNNNNNNNNNNNNNNNNNNNNNNNNNNNNNNNNNNNNNNNNNNNNNNNNNNNNNNNNNNNNNNNNNNNNNNNNNNNNNNNNNNNNNNNNNNNNNNNNNNNNNNNNNNNNNNNNNNNNNNNNNNNNNNNNNNNNNNNNNNNNNNNNNNNNNNNNNNNNNNNNNNNNNNNNNNNNNNNNNNNNNNNNNNNNNNNNNNNNNNNNNNNNNNNNNNNNNNNNNNNNNNNNNNNNNNNNNNNNNNNNNNNNNNNNNNNNNNNNNNNNNNNNNNNNNNNNNNNNNNNNNNNNNNNNNNNNNNNNNNNNNNNNNNNNNNNNNNNNNNNNNNNNNNNNNNNNNNNNNNNNNNNNNNNNNNNNNNNNNNNNNNNNNNNNNNNNNNNNNNGCAGGAAAACCTTATTAAGATGATAACATAAAACCTTCTATCATGCTAATCTCAAACATGGAAATAGGTAAGTACATAAATATGATGAAAAGCAAGCAAGCTGATGCCTCCTCTGCTCCATATTGGCATGACAAAATACAGGACACCCATAATATTGTACTATAACAAACAACTAAGGACAAAATGCAGCAGAGCTTGCTAGCTGGTAACTAATCACAGAACAAGAAACATACCTTCATTGGTTGATTTGCTTGAGGATCCATTTCTTCTTCATCCTTTCAGGCAGCGCCATAAGAGCCTTGAACTTGCGGTCATCTGCTATGAGGATATCATAAGCTGCTAGCAAGCCATCATCATCCAGTCCCACAATTGCATTGAGAGCGTCAAGTATTTCTTCAGGAGAGGAGGGTTTCTCAGGAGGAGCAACTTGAGCGATATCAGCTTTGTAGGCACTGGTAAAATTATCCAGTTTCTCTCCAAGCATAGATGCAATTGAGTCATCCGATCGAtatctcttcctcttctgttcCTCGCCGGTTTGGGTTGAAGATGTTGCGGCAGAATCAGTGTTGATGTTGTTGACATTCTCTGCAGCCATTTCCGCTGCACTTTCACCAGCAGTTCTGGCTCNNNNNNNNNNNNNNNNNNNNNNNNNNNNNNNNNNNNNNNNNNNNNNNNNNNNNNNNNNNNNNNNNNNNNNNNNNNNNNNNNNNNNNNNNNNNNNNNNNNNNNNNNNNNNNNNNNNNNNNNNNNNNNNNNNNNNNNNNNNNNNNNNNNNNNNNGGTTCCGGTGGCATGATCCTTCGAGAAGACAAGGCTGATAGAGTCCCAAAACTTTATGACCTTGTGCCTGTAGCATGCGGCATCTTTGTTTGCCTGCAACCATGAAGACAAATAGTCTCATGTCATGGTGGAAAATGAACACACATCCATCCAAACACCAAACACACATCCAAAGAGAAAATCGTAGACTACAGCTAAGATGTAACTCATGTCATGGTGCAAAATCACATAAATAATGGGGAAAACAAGTGCACTGCTGCAAGTTGTGATTATTTCTCAAGAGAAGGCTGATTACTAATATAATAGCAAAACATAGGGGAAATGATGAGTAAACTACTGATTAGAAGGCTATGCATGAACAAGTATAAGTGCATGTTTTCAAGTAAACTTGGCTGAATTCCACATCATGATGGAGAAGGTGGAGAAGGTGTATAAGTGCATGTTTTCGAATAAACTACTTGACCACATGAATGATGAAAATGAATCTTGTGGCCATGGCATGAATACATAGATGCTCAAGATGTAGTGCTTACCTTGACATAGTTGCTCCACACGTCCTCACTATCAACCATAAGCTTGTTATGGATCCAATCCCACCCAAAACCACTCGTTGACAACATCTTGCTGACATTGACATAGTGTCTATCAATAGTCTTGCACCTTGATATGACATTCTCCTTTGTGATATCCACATTGCACTTGGCTCGAACATTCTTgacaactgcagtgtaaacatgtggcttccacccattttgagcacGATCCCCTCTATTGTAATGCTCCACGAACACATTCAGCATTGCTTCATCCATTTCATCCGTCCAGGTAAGGTAGTTTCTACCTcctttcttctccacatccatatcttCCTGCAAGCAACAATACATGTATGAGACAAACGTAGAatcccaagagagagagagagagagagagagagagagagagagagagagggttcaAAAATAGGCATATGAAATATATGAACATACAAATGAATGAATTCAATGATTGGCTCCCCCGCGTCTCCTTTGGTAATCTGCCCACATTTGATTAGCTAAGGTATCTCGCTTGTTGTTCCACTCAGTTGTTGATTCAACATGTCTAATCATGTTTGGTTCTTCAGGATGTTCGATGGCAGCATCATTTAACTGATTATCCACGTCAATTAGCATTATATCATCCATCTCTCTCTGCCTATCTCTTAGAAAGTTATGCAATATGCAGCAAGCATTAATGACACGGATCTGCGAGATGGTATTATTGGCGTGttaataaaaaactaaaaataaacggAGGCTTGGTTTTGCAAAATACTATGTGATACCTGATTCCGTATGCGAAAAAATGAACTAGTCCTCAAAATAGCCCATCTCATCTTTAGTAGACCAAAAGTTCTCTCTATCACATTCCTAGCTGATGCATGTCGCAGATTATATAACTCTCTTGGAGTTTGTGGGTTATTTCCATTAGCCGCCCATTCTTTCAAATGGTACCGGACTGACCGGTATGGAGCAAAGAAGCCCGGACCATTAGTGTACCCAGCATCTACAAGGTAGTATTTTCCTAATGTTTGCAAAAATAACAAGTATTAGATATTATATTTACattgaaatatcataacttagttgtTCTACCGTACCAAGACGGAGAATTACCATGTGGAACTCTAAAAGCGTCTTGTCGTGACATTGCATCTCGCAACACTCGTGAATCAGATGCAGAACCTTCCCATCCAGCTAAGACATACAAAAACTTCATATTCCGGTCACAAACACCAAGCACATTAGTGGTCACATCTTGCTTTCTATTTCTGTATCTGCCTTGCTTGAGAGCGGAAACACGGACATCAACATGTGTGCCATCTAAAGCTCCTAGCCCATCTGGAAACCATTTCCATCTACTATCCTCGGGCTGCTCAGCTGAAGGGGTTGGTAGCTTTATAAACTCATGAGACAAGGAAAGGACAGCTCTTAAGATCTCATTGAAATGCCTACTGATGGTCTCGAGTGCCCATCTGTACGTGCTTTCAATTAACCGgtatttcatcccatggcttagcaCTAGCAGAAACATTGTGACTGATTCTTCAACCGACACATAAAATGTGTCCCCCAAACCACATCTTTCACGCAAGATAGCGCACAGGTCCACAAAGGACCGTTTAGTTAGGCGCAAACTATCAAAACAGTGCTTGTTAGAACCCTGATAAATTGATCTAAGCATCTGCTTTCTAATCCTAATCTCCGCCTCATCCTCACTGAAATCATCAAGCTCTCTAATCTTCCTCTGACAATACGTGTGTTGAACTATCGCGACAACCGACACAAAAAATCCAGCAGCTGCCCTCTTCCTTTTCTTTCTCCTCTCATCGCCATGCAATGTGTTAATGTACAAGTCCGACATCTATATTAAGATGAAAATAACAATTGAGAAAGAACTCAAGCTCGATTACTAGTGATACACAAAAAACTCATGCTTATTACTAGTGATACACAAAAAACTCATGCTTATTACTAGTGATACACAAAAAACAGATGCAGTTGCTTGTCAAGAAAGCTTAGATGGAGGAAAAAGATGGGCAAAACCCAAACAGGGTTTATGCTACTTTCTGTTCCACTTTTGTCAGGTGGATGAACAGACCTGCGCCCCCATACATTTGCAAAAATAGATCATAACAAACAAAACCATCAAGCATTAGAGTTTCACATAAAAATAAGCTTCAATCGCCATACGATACAATTGACACAGTCTTATTGAACATGCTATTGACACTCTCTCCTAAAACGGAGTGAATCAAAACTATCCTGAACTTGTATTTCAAAACATTATGCTCAAGTATCTAGCTTCAATAACAAGCCCGAATATAAAAATTAGCTCAGTCTGGAAAAAACCCAGTCTGATTCAGACAAAAAATCAGTATGCAAGCACACTGCAATTGTTCTATACTGAATTCAGACAAAATAATCAGTGTGCAAAACGCATTAAATTCAGAGATCCATTTTGTTTGCATAGAGGGGACGCCGACACGCTGACCACGTACCACAAAAAGGTCGATCTTCCGGGGTGTGGAGCTGACCGACCGTGGGCTGGCGGAGGAATCGTCAAGAAGTCGATCTTCTGTCCGGATCGGGTGGCTGGATGGAGGTGGGTTcaggttagggttagggttcaagCAGAAAAGATCCACcagagagagggagggggagaagagaggtggagggagaacctACCAGGATTTGAGAGCTCGACGACGGCGCTGTGGTCACCGGAGGCAGCACACCATCAAACAGAAAGCTTCGCGTGTAGAAGGGACGGGGGAAGAGAACTCGGGGAGAAGCTCTTCACCGGCGGGAGGGTGCATCACCGGCGGCTGAGAAGGAGGGGctcatggcggcggcggtggtgggcggcggcggcggcggcggcgggcgtcggGGTAGGGTGGGGGAAGGATGCGAGAGACGAAGGCGTCGGGGTAGGGTGGGGGGAAGCGAGCGAGTGGAATCTGGGAGAATGACGGGCGAGGGGCTGGGATTTGGGCCTAGGCCAAGTTTACATCCTCTGGAATCTTAGAATGAAATCCACCCTCAATTCTGTGGCAGCCAAACAAGTATATTCCGGAATTCGCAAATGAAATCCATCAAATCCGACCCAAATGATGGGTACCAAACGACCTgtaagatttcttttcttttcaagAAGATTTGGGCAAGTCGTCTCTGATCAAGTTTGGACGGACAGGGACTTTGTGGTTCCCTTGAGAGCATGGAAATGGTGACGACGACGGGGATCTAATACGAGGATGAAAGACGTCGAGATCTACGCAACAAAAGATGACAGCGACCGCCAAGAACAGTGTACATAATTGTGCAGTGCATTCCAGTTCCAACGGGGTCAGATTGCGCAATTTATTCTTCACTAGGAGAGAAAAACACGTCGTCGTCGAGCTCGATACTACTCCTAGTTgtggtaagagagagagagagtaaaagcGGGAGAGCGAGAGAAGATGAAACACGTGAGGATGAGGTGGGCAAGTTGGACTTTGGAGGTCCGGCCGGGATGAGATACAAAGATGAGCTGCGCACCGTGAATTGCCAGCCAGCCTCGCCAGTCGCCACCGCACCAAACAGCAAGCGAAGCGGGCCGGCAAAGTGGTGCCATTTGCTTCCCTCCTCCTCTCGCATCTCCTCTCCCTCTATCCGTCCGCCCCTTTGCTGCCACCGCCACACATATCTACCACTACTGCTACGAGCGCTCTGTTTACCGCGGCCATCAGCCCCCGAGCCGCGCCGTAACTCCCGTCCCGACTAGTGTCGCGTCAGTAAACCACCGCCGGACCAAACCCTAGCGGCCCGCCGGCGATGTCGGCGTCTCCCCCGCCGCCGGAGGAGGACGCCGTGCCTctggccgtcgccgtcgccggcaaCGACAGGGTCCTCGCCGCGGCGCACCACATCGTCAAGTCGCTCGCCACCTCCAAGAACGCCGCCGACGACATGATCCGCATCCTCTCGGGCTTCGACTACCGCTTCTCCAACATCACCTCCGACCTCTTCCACTCCACCTCGCCCTCTCGCTCCCGTTCCCcgtccgacgccgacgccgacccggAGGCCCCCTCCCTGGCGGATTTCGACGAAGCGGCGCGGCTCATCCACCTCTGGGACACCACCCCGGAGGCGCTCGTCTTCGAGGCGCCCGAGGACGACGCCGCCAACTACCTCGCCGCGGTCGACGTCGCCGTCGACCACCTCGCCGCcgggggcgccgccgccgcctcgggccgCGCGGGCGTCGCCGTGCAGCTCGCCATGGCGCGCCTCGAGGACGAGCTCCGCCACCTCATGCTCCACCACGCCGTGCCGCTCGACGCCAGCGGCCTCTACTGCTCGCTCCGCCGCCTCTCGCTCGAGTCCATGGACGACCTCGACACCTCCTCCGAGTTCGACCCCACCACCCCGCACAGCCAGGAGGGCGCGCCAGATACCGCCCGCAGCGCCAGTCTCGTGGGGAACCCCTTCGACGACCAGCTGTTCGACCTGGTGCGGCCTG
This window harbors:
- the LOC119357897 gene encoding uncharacterized protein LOC119357897; this translates as MDVEKKGGRNYLTWTDEMDEAMLNVFVEHYNRGDRAQNGWKPHVYTAVVKNVRAKCNVDITKENVISRCKTIDRHYVNVSKMLSTSGFGWDWIHNKLMVDSEDVWSNYVKANKDAACYRHKVIKFWDSISLVFSKDHAT
- the LOC119357898 gene encoding uncharacterized protein LOC119357898, producing MSDLYINTLHGDERRKKRKRAAAGFFVSVVAIVQHTYCQRKIRELDDFSEDEAEIRIRKQMLRSIYQGSNKHCFDSLRLTKRSFVDLCAILRERCGLGDTFYVSVEESVTMFLLVLSHGMKYRLIESTYRWALETISRHFNEILRAVLSLSHEFIKLPTPSAEQPEDSRWKWFPDGLGALDGTHVDVRVSALKQGRYRNRKQDVTTNVLGVCDRNMKFLYVLAGWEGSASDSRVLRDAMSRQDAFRVPHGKYYLVDAGYTNGPGFFAPYRSVRYHLKEWAANGNNPQTPRELYNLRHASARNVIERTFGLLKMRWAILRTSSFFRIRNQIRVINACCILHNFLRDRQREMDDIMLIDVDNQLNDAAIEHPEEPNMIRHVESTTEWNNKRDTLANQMWADYQRRRGGANH